One window of Flavobacterium dauae genomic DNA carries:
- a CDS encoding M23 family metallopeptidase, producing MNYRFFCFLLISLNSLAQHKIITDFDVPIKIPLLVAGSFGELRPNHFHAGVDFTANYKIGDPVYAPADGVVNRIKVSSFGYGKALYVKHNNGYTTVYGHLSAYGNKIAKYVNNKQYESKQFTVELFPLAKELPVKKGDVIGYIGNTGGSGGPHLHYEIRDTKTEHILNAQAFSLKNSITDTEQPIINGVYVYPLTNETIINNENSFFEIALNKQDNSYKSNIIKAKGTIGFGINTYDTQNGSRGKNGIYRMVTYLNGSKYFEIVFDEFSFDESKYLNQYIDYKYYQLTENRIQKLFVINELPLSLIKTKKNNGQVVVNEGEDLNFKIEVYDVHENKQTIEIPVKYFDYQTVEKSKPDGKYIDYLKDYAFEDKNVSVEWDARTFFEDVYLKMDFAENTLILHKDEYPVQKNINIKMIVPDDYPNKEQTFIGKTDGKKVKYFDTWKRGNDFRIRTKELGRYKLVTDTENPIVTFTSNHDAFTKEDVLVFEIEDKLSGIDTYNGYLNNEWILFDYDYKTKKLIHKLSDEKFTTGTNTLRLEVTDRVGNNTTFEQKIVVN from the coding sequence ATGAATTACAGATTTTTTTGCTTTTTATTGATAAGTTTAAATTCATTGGCACAACACAAAATCATAACAGATTTTGACGTTCCTATAAAGATTCCTTTGTTGGTTGCAGGTAGTTTTGGCGAATTACGTCCTAATCATTTTCATGCCGGAGTTGATTTTACTGCGAATTACAAAATAGGCGATCCTGTTTATGCACCTGCCGATGGTGTTGTAAACCGAATTAAAGTCAGCAGTTTTGGTTACGGCAAGGCATTGTACGTTAAACACAATAACGGTTACACCACTGTTTATGGACATTTAAGTGCTTATGGAAACAAAATTGCAAAATATGTTAACAATAAGCAGTATGAATCAAAACAATTTACGGTCGAATTATTTCCGTTAGCAAAAGAACTTCCTGTAAAAAAAGGCGATGTTATTGGTTATATAGGAAACACAGGAGGTTCCGGAGGTCCGCATTTGCATTACGAAATTCGGGATACTAAAACAGAACATATTTTAAATGCACAGGCTTTTTCACTGAAAAATTCCATTACCGATACCGAACAGCCAATTATTAACGGTGTTTACGTGTATCCGTTAACTAATGAAACAATAATAAACAACGAAAATTCGTTTTTTGAAATAGCCTTAAATAAACAAGATAACAGTTATAAAAGCAACATTATTAAGGCAAAAGGAACCATTGGTTTTGGGATTAATACGTACGACACGCAAAACGGAAGTCGCGGTAAAAACGGAATTTACCGAATGGTTACGTATTTGAACGGATCAAAATATTTTGAGATTGTTTTTGATGAATTTTCGTTTGATGAATCTAAATATTTGAATCAGTATATCGATTATAAATATTATCAGCTAACAGAAAATAGAATTCAAAAGCTATTTGTAATCAATGAATTACCGTTGAGTTTAATCAAAACAAAGAAAAATAACGGACAAGTTGTTGTAAACGAAGGCGAAGATCTGAATTTTAAAATCGAAGTATATGATGTACACGAAAACAAGCAAACAATTGAAATTCCTGTAAAATATTTTGATTATCAAACCGTTGAAAAATCAAAGCCTGATGGAAAATACATCGATTATTTAAAAGATTATGCGTTTGAAGATAAAAATGTTTCGGTTGAATGGGATGCACGTACTTTTTTTGAAGATGTTTATTTAAAGATGGATTTTGCAGAAAATACACTTATTTTGCATAAAGACGAATATCCTGTTCAGAAAAATATCAATATAAAAATGATTGTTCCGGATGATTATCCTAACAAAGAACAAACATTTATTGGTAAAACCGATGGTAAAAAAGTCAAATATTTTGATACGTGGAAGCGCGGCAATGATTTCCGCATTCGCACAAAAGAACTGGGAAGGTATAAATTGGTTACCGATACAGAAAACCCAATCGTAACTTTTACCAGTAATCACGATGCCTTTACGAAAGAAGATGTTTTGGTTTTTGAAATTGAAGACAAACTTTCTGGAATTGATACCTACAACGGATATTTAAATAATGAGTGGATTTTATTTGATTACGATTATAAAACAAAGAAATTAATTCATAAATTGAGCGATGAAAAATTTACGACCGGTACCAATACGTTGCGTTTAGAAGTAACTGACCGCGTGGGAAATAATACAACATTTGAACAAAAAATAGTTGTTAACTAA
- a CDS encoding cell division protein ZapA gives MEEKLKIKVSIADRVYPLTVQPEQEEGIRAAIKKIEAMTLQLEENFAMRDKQDVLAFCALQFASQVEQNRIQNEEGLEDSKEKLIEFNNSLDNILLKYHIK, from the coding sequence ATGGAAGAAAAATTAAAAATAAAAGTTTCTATTGCAGACAGGGTATATCCTTTAACCGTTCAACCGGAACAAGAAGAAGGAATTCGGGCTGCCATAAAAAAAATAGAAGCTATGACCTTACAGCTCGAAGAAAATTTTGCAATGCGGGATAAACAAGATGTTTTGGCTTTTTGTGCTTTACAGTTTGCTTCGCAAGTAGAACAAAACAGAATCCAAAACGAAGAAGGTTTAGAAGATTCTAAAGAAAAACTAATTGAATTTAATAACAGTTTAGACAATATTTTATTAAAATATCATATAAAATAA
- the rny gene encoding ribonuclease Y, whose protein sequence is METVIFIISAIIVGAGLGFGIAKYLEKNNASSIIKNAKDEAKVILKDARAEGETIKKDKILQAKEKFIELKSEHEQVILSRDKKMAEAEKRTRDKESQISNELNRAKKAADESEKTIKEYGLKLETLEKKQEETDKMHRVQVEKLEQIAGLTADEAKLQLVESLKAEAKTQAMSYIQDTVEEAKMTAQQEARKIIINTIQRVGTEEAIENCVSVFNIESDDVKGRIIGREGRNIRALEAATGVEIIVDDTPEAIILSCFDPVRREIARLSLHRLVTDGRIHPARIEEVVAKTAKQIDEEIVETGKRTVIDLGIHGLHPELIKMVGRMKYRSSYGQNLLHHSREVAKLCGLMAAELGLNVKLAKRAGLLHDIGKVPETESDLPHALLGMQLAEKHGEKPEVCNAIGAHHDEIEMTALISPIIQVCDAISGARPGARRQVLDSYIQRLKDLEAIAYGFGGIKNAYAIQAGRELRVIVDCEKVSDELASNLSFQISQKIQTEMTYPGQVKVTVIRETRAVNIAK, encoded by the coding sequence ATGGAGACAGTAATATTTATTATTAGCGCAATTATAGTAGGAGCCGGTTTAGGTTTTGGTATTGCAAAATACCTGGAAAAAAACAACGCCTCGTCTATTATTAAAAATGCGAAAGACGAAGCAAAAGTAATTTTAAAAGATGCACGGGCAGAAGGTGAAACTATTAAAAAAGATAAAATCCTTCAGGCAAAAGAAAAGTTCATTGAATTAAAATCAGAACACGAACAGGTTATTTTATCTCGTGACAAAAAAATGGCTGAAGCCGAAAAAAGAACCCGTGACAAAGAATCGCAAATTTCTAACGAATTAAACCGTGCAAAAAAAGCAGCAGACGAAAGTGAAAAAACTATCAAAGAATACGGATTAAAACTTGAAACTTTAGAGAAAAAGCAAGAAGAAACCGATAAAATGCACCGTGTTCAGGTTGAAAAATTAGAGCAAATTGCCGGTTTAACAGCTGATGAAGCAAAATTACAGTTGGTAGAAAGCCTTAAAGCAGAAGCCAAAACACAGGCTATGTCTTACATACAGGATACTGTTGAAGAAGCTAAAATGACCGCTCAGCAAGAGGCCCGTAAAATTATCATTAACACCATTCAACGTGTGGGTACCGAAGAGGCTATTGAAAACTGTGTATCTGTTTTCAATATTGAATCAGACGATGTAAAAGGGAGAATCATTGGTCGTGAAGGTCGTAATATCCGTGCTTTAGAAGCCGCCACCGGTGTTGAAATTATTGTTGACGATACACCGGAAGCAATTATCCTTTCGTGTTTTGACCCGGTAAGAAGAGAAATTGCACGTTTATCGTTACACCGCTTAGTAACCGACGGGCGTATTCACCCAGCAAGAATTGAAGAAGTTGTAGCTAAAACAGCAAAACAAATCGACGAAGAAATTGTTGAAACAGGTAAACGTACCGTTATTGATTTGGGTATTCACGGATTACATCCCGAATTAATTAAAATGGTAGGTCGTATGAAATATCGCTCTTCATACGGTCAAAACCTTTTACACCACTCTCGTGAAGTTGCTAAACTTTGTGGTTTAATGGCCGCCGAATTAGGGTTGAACGTTAAATTAGCAAAACGTGCTGGCTTGTTACACGATATTGGTAAAGTACCCGAAACAGAAAGCGATTTACCACACGCCTTATTAGGAATGCAACTGGCAGAAAAACACGGTGAAAAACCAGAAGTTTGCAACGCCATTGGTGCACACCACGACGAAATTGAAATGACAGCCTTAATTTCACCAATCATCCAGGTTTGCGATGCTATTTCAGGTGCAAGACCAGGAGCTCGCAGACAGGTTTTAGATTCGTATATTCAACGTTTAAAAGATTTAGAAGCGATTGCTTACGGTTTTGGAGGCATTAAAAATGCTTACGCTATTCAGGCAGGTAGAGAGTTACGCGTAATTGTAGATTGTGAAAAAGTATCTGATGAGCTGGCATCTAATTTATCTTTCCAGATTTCGCAAAAAATTCAAACCGAAATGACGTATCCGGGTCAGGTAAAAGTAACCGTTATCAGAGAAACCAGAGCAGTGAATATTGCAAAGTAA
- a CDS encoding YceI family protein, translating to MKKNVFALVALAALSLTACKKENATVETTDAVETATQTADAVTYNANVAESKIDWIGGKVSGDQHTGTIALKEGQVFVTNNAVTGGKFTIDMNSIVVTDITDAEKKAGLEGHLKGATAENADHFFNVSKFPTATFEITSVSEENAKQMVEGNLTVKETTHAIKFPATVVVTDTDVTVVSDPFEIDRTKWGVNFNSGSVVKDLAGDKVINDNIKLKISVKATK from the coding sequence ATGAAAAAAAATGTATTTGCATTAGTTGCTTTAGCAGCTTTATCATTGACTGCATGTAAAAAAGAAAATGCAACTGTTGAAACTACTGATGCTGTTGAAACTGCTACACAAACAGCTGATGCTGTAACATATAACGCAAATGTTGCGGAATCTAAAATTGACTGGATTGGCGGAAAAGTTTCTGGTGACCAACACACTGGAACGATTGCTTTAAAAGAAGGTCAGGTTTTTGTAACAAACAATGCGGTAACTGGCGGTAAATTTACAATTGATATGAATTCTATTGTTGTTACCGATATTACAGATGCTGAGAAAAAAGCCGGATTAGAAGGGCATTTAAAAGGAGCTACCGCAGAAAACGCAGACCATTTCTTTAATGTATCAAAATTTCCGACTGCTACTTTTGAAATTACAAGTGTTTCTGAAGAAAACGCAAAACAAATGGTTGAAGGTAATTTAACTGTTAAAGAAACTACTCACGCTATTAAATTTCCTGCTACAGTTGTTGTAACTGACACGGATGTAACGGTGGTTTCTGATCCTTTTGAAATTGACAGAACAAAATGGGGGGTGAATTTTAACTCTGGTTCTGTTGTTAAAGATTTAGCTGGTGATAAAGTTATTAATGATAACATTAAATTGAAAATTTCTGTTAAAGCAACAAAATAA
- a CDS encoding nucleotide exchange factor GrpE: MENEELKDKDIQQNAEHKIDNQDIETADQLTEKEQLEEQLANEKDKFLRLFAEFENFRKRTARERLELFSTANEDVMKGILPVLDDFDRAIAQMETLGESEHLTGFNLISTKLRDNLSAKGLNLVEINKGDTFNADIAEAITQIPAGDEFKGKVFDVVEKGYKLGDKIIRFPKVVIGQ; the protein is encoded by the coding sequence ATGGAAAACGAAGAATTAAAAGATAAAGACATACAGCAAAACGCTGAACACAAAATAGACAATCAAGATATCGAGACAGCAGATCAATTAACTGAAAAAGAGCAGTTAGAGGAACAGTTAGCAAATGAAAAAGATAAATTCTTAAGATTATTTGCAGAGTTTGAAAACTTTAGAAAAAGAACTGCCCGCGAACGTTTAGAATTATTTTCTACTGCTAATGAGGATGTAATGAAAGGAATTTTACCCGTTTTAGATGATTTTGACAGAGCTATTGCCCAAATGGAAACATTAGGAGAAAGTGAGCATCTGACAGGTTTTAATTTAATATCAACCAAATTGCGTGACAATTTGTCGGCAAAAGGTTTAAATTTGGTAGAAATTAATAAAGGCGATACATTTAACGCAGATATTGCCGAAGCTATAACGCAAATTCCCGCAGGCGACGAATTTAAAGGAAAAGTTTTTGATGTTGTAGAAAAAGGATATAAGTTAGGCGATAAAATTATTCGTTTCCCAAAAGTTGTTATCGGTCAATAA
- the dnaJ gene encoding molecular chaperone DnaJ has translation MKKDYYEILGIDKSADAGAIKKAYRKKAIEFHPDKNPGDKEAEENFKLAAEAYEVLSDPDKKARYDQYGHSAFEGAGGFGGGGFNNMEDIFSQFGDIFGGGFGGFGGFNGFGGGGGQRRVKGSSLRIKVKLTLEDIANGVEKKVKVKRKIKAAGVTYKTCATCNGSGQVMRVQNTILGRMQTSSPCPTCQGSGQILDHKPQGADADGMMISEETVSIKIPAGVSDGIQLKVSGKGNDAPGANSIPGDLIVVIEEIEHEFLKREGENIHYDLYLNIADAALGGSKEVDTVNGKVRIKIEEGIQSGKILRLKGKGLPSLNGYGNGDFLIHINVWTPKKLTKEQKDFFEKMKEDDNFIPHPQKGDKSFFEKVKEMFS, from the coding sequence ATGAAGAAAGATTATTACGAAATATTAGGTATTGATAAAAGTGCCGATGCCGGTGCAATAAAAAAAGCGTACCGCAAAAAAGCTATTGAATTTCACCCTGATAAAAACCCGGGAGATAAAGAAGCCGAAGAAAACTTTAAGTTGGCTGCAGAAGCTTACGAAGTTTTAAGCGATCCAGATAAAAAAGCACGTTACGATCAATATGGTCATTCCGCATTTGAAGGTGCTGGTGGTTTTGGTGGCGGCGGCTTTAACAATATGGAAGATATTTTCAGTCAGTTTGGCGATATTTTCGGTGGTGGTTTTGGCGGCTTTGGTGGTTTCAACGGATTTGGCGGCGGTGGCGGTCAACGTCGTGTAAAAGGTTCAAGTTTGCGTATAAAAGTAAAACTTACTTTAGAAGATATTGCCAACGGCGTAGAGAAAAAAGTTAAAGTAAAACGCAAAATTAAGGCTGCCGGTGTTACCTATAAAACGTGTGCAACCTGTAATGGTTCAGGACAAGTAATGCGTGTGCAGAATACCATTTTAGGACGTATGCAAACATCTTCACCTTGCCCAACCTGTCAGGGTTCAGGGCAAATTTTAGACCACAAACCACAAGGAGCAGATGCAGACGGAATGATGATTTCAGAAGAAACGGTTTCAATCAAAATTCCGGCAGGTGTTTCAGACGGTATTCAATTGAAAGTTTCTGGCAAAGGGAATGATGCTCCTGGAGCAAACAGCATTCCCGGAGATTTAATTGTGGTAATCGAAGAAATAGAACACGAATTTTTAAAACGCGAAGGCGAAAATATTCACTACGATTTATATTTGAATATTGCCGACGCAGCTTTAGGCGGATCTAAAGAAGTTGATACAGTAAACGGTAAAGTCCGAATTAAAATTGAAGAAGGAATACAATCCGGAAAAATTTTACGCTTAAAAGGTAAAGGGTTACCCAGTTTAAACGGCTACGGAAACGGCGATTTTTTAATACATATCAACGTTTGGACACCTAAAAAATTAACAAAAGAACAGAAAGATTTCTTCGAAAAAATGAAGGAAGACGACAATTTTATACCACATCCTCAAAAAGGAGATAAAAGTTTTTTTGAAAAAGTAAAAGAAATGTTTTCGTAA
- a CDS encoding ABC transporter ATP-binding protein, protein MKPILEVNNVIKKYGEKIALNNVSLAIPQGSIYGLLGPNGAGKTSLIRIINQITFPDNGEILLDGEKLSPKHIQHIGYMPEERGLYKSMKVGEQALYLAQLKGISKDEAKKQLKYWFEKLEIGDWWNKKIQELSKGMAQKIQFVVTVLHQPKLLIFDEPFSGFDPVNANIIKDEILELKKKGSTIIFSTHRMESVEELCDEIALIHKSNKVLDGSLVDIKKQYRSNTFDLGINTQNEQQLKDFLNAKYQIEETFFKSLDNELKLSVKLNDRSANELLNDVLPFGQITHFSEKIPSINDIFIQTVTNN, encoded by the coding sequence ATGAAACCAATATTAGAGGTAAATAACGTTATAAAAAAATACGGTGAAAAAATAGCATTGAACAACGTTTCTTTAGCTATTCCACAAGGAAGCATCTACGGATTGTTAGGTCCAAACGGAGCCGGAAAAACATCATTAATTCGTATCATAAACCAAATTACTTTTCCCGATAACGGCGAAATTTTGTTAGATGGCGAAAAGTTAAGCCCAAAACACATACAACATATTGGTTATATGCCCGAAGAACGCGGTTTATACAAAAGTATGAAAGTTGGCGAACAAGCACTGTATCTGGCACAATTAAAAGGAATTTCTAAAGACGAAGCAAAAAAACAATTGAAATATTGGTTTGAAAAATTAGAAATTGGTGATTGGTGGAACAAGAAAATCCAAGAACTTTCTAAAGGAATGGCACAAAAAATTCAGTTTGTGGTAACCGTTCTGCATCAACCAAAATTGTTGATTTTCGATGAACCTTTTTCAGGATTTGATCCGGTGAATGCCAACATTATTAAAGACGAAATCTTAGAGCTAAAGAAAAAAGGCAGCACCATTATTTTTTCTACACACCGAATGGAAAGTGTAGAAGAACTTTGCGATGAAATTGCTTTAATCCACAAATCAAACAAGGTATTAGACGGATCTTTGGTTGATATTAAAAAACAGTATCGTTCAAATACGTTCGATTTAGGAATCAATACGCAGAACGAACAACAATTGAAAGATTTCCTGAATGCAAAATATCAAATCGAAGAAACATTTTTTAAATCGTTAGATAATGAGTTGAAATTATCAGTGAAACTAAACGACAGATCTGCCAACGAATTACTAAATGATGTACTTCCGTTTGGACAGATAACGCATTTTTCTGAAAAAATACCGAGTATCAACGACATTTTTATTCAAACTGTAACCAATAACTAA
- a CDS encoding ABC transporter permease, translating to MSVLSLIIKREFISKVRNKSFIIMTFVSPLIFVAVAALIGYLSSMKTEVKHIGIHDESGMFVNEFKNSESYKYHDVSKIDPKILKDSVSQANYEGVLFIPAKEHLKDYEKSIEYVSEDSPSIGFIADVETKLSDKLTRQNVSTKGIDTVLLDQSKIAVTMHLAKASGEETVKGLNEMKVAIGSAFGYLIMMFIIIYGNMVMRSVIEEKTSRIIEIIISSIKPIQLMMGKIIGTTLAGILQFVIWAIVGMILLVIANTVFGLNTSTPTTELAMETAKFANIKVYFAEFLKLPLLSMAVYFLIYFIGGYFLYSSLYAAIGAAVDNETDTQQFMFPVIMPLMLGVYIGFFTVINEPHGTVATIFSMIPFTSPIVMLMRIPFGVPFYQIALSIALLFATFIAIVWVASKIYRVGILMYGKKPTWKELIKWLKY from the coding sequence ATGAGTGTTTTATCTTTAATTATAAAAAGAGAATTTATTTCTAAGGTTCGAAATAAATCCTTTATCATCATGACATTTGTAAGTCCGCTTATTTTTGTGGCAGTTGCGGCGTTGATTGGCTATTTAAGTTCCATGAAAACCGAAGTGAAACATATTGGAATACACGACGAAAGCGGAATGTTTGTCAATGAATTTAAAAATTCCGAAAGCTACAAATACCACGATGTTTCTAAAATCGATCCAAAAATTTTAAAAGACAGTGTTTCTCAGGCAAACTATGAAGGAGTGTTGTTTATCCCCGCAAAAGAACATCTGAAAGATTATGAAAAATCAATTGAATATGTTTCTGAAGACAGTCCCAGCATTGGTTTTATTGCAGACGTAGAAACCAAACTTTCAGATAAATTAACACGCCAGAATGTTAGTACAAAGGGCATTGATACGGTGCTGTTAGATCAATCTAAAATAGCTGTTACTATGCACTTAGCTAAAGCATCGGGCGAAGAAACGGTAAAAGGTTTAAACGAAATGAAAGTTGCCATTGGTTCGGCATTTGGTTATTTAATTATGATGTTCATTATTATTTACGGAAATATGGTAATGCGCAGCGTAATTGAAGAAAAAACAAGTCGAATCATAGAAATTATCATTTCATCCATAAAACCAATCCAGTTAATGATGGGAAAAATCATCGGTACTACTTTAGCAGGTATTTTGCAGTTTGTAATTTGGGCAATTGTAGGAATGATTTTATTAGTAATTGCCAACACCGTATTTGGTTTAAATACATCAACACCTACAACAGAATTGGCTATGGAAACGGCTAAATTTGCCAATATAAAGGTATATTTTGCCGAATTTTTAAAACTTCCGTTGTTAAGTATGGCAGTTTATTTCTTGATTTATTTTATTGGCGGATACTTTTTATACAGCTCATTATATGCGGCAATTGGTGCAGCGGTTGATAACGAAACCGATACACAGCAGTTTATGTTTCCTGTAATTATGCCGTTAATGTTGGGCGTTTACATTGGTTTTTTTACGGTAATAAACGAACCACACGGAACCGTAGCAACCATTTTCTCTATGATTCCGTTTACATCGCCCATTGTAATGTTAATGCGTATTCCGTTTGGCGTACCGTTTTATCAAATCGCACTTTCAATTGCACTTTTATTTGCTACCTTTATAGCTATTGTTTGGGTAGCATCAAAAATTTACCGCGTAGGTATTTTAATGTACGGCAAAAAACCAACTTGGAAAGAACTTATAAAATGGCTTAAATATTAA
- a CDS encoding sigma-54-dependent transcriptional regulator, with product MAKILIIEDEASIRRVLSKILAEENDQYIVFEAADGEEGLEKIKNDDFDLVICDIKMPKKDGEEVLQEAKKIKPETPFIMISGHGDLETAVNTMRLGAFDYISKPPDLNRLLTTVRNALDNKLLVVENKRLKKKVSKNYQMIGESEPIQQIKDMVDKVAETDARVLITGPNGTGKELVAHNLHEKSNRAQFPLIEVNCAAIPSELIESELFGHVKGAFTSAVKDRAGKFEAADKGTIFLDEIGDMSLAAQAKVLRALQENMITRVGADKDIKVDVRVIAATNKDLRKEIEEGRFREDLYHRLAVILIKVPALNDRRDDIPLLIEHFTKKIGEENGSAQKSFSADAINLLKAYDWTGNIRELRNVVERLIILGGKEISKSDVELFASK from the coding sequence ATGGCTAAAATTTTAATTATAGAAGACGAAGCTTCTATCCGCAGAGTATTATCAAAAATATTGGCAGAAGAAAACGATCAATACATTGTTTTTGAAGCTGCTGACGGAGAAGAAGGTTTAGAAAAAATAAAAAACGATGATTTCGATTTAGTTATTTGCGACATAAAAATGCCTAAGAAAGACGGCGAAGAAGTATTGCAGGAAGCTAAAAAAATAAAACCCGAAACGCCTTTCATCATGATTTCTGGTCATGGCGATTTAGAAACTGCGGTAAATACCATGCGTTTGGGAGCTTTTGATTATATATCGAAACCGCCCGATTTAAACCGATTGTTAACAACCGTTCGCAATGCATTAGACAATAAATTGTTGGTTGTAGAAAACAAGCGTTTAAAGAAAAAGGTAAGTAAAAACTATCAAATGATCGGCGAAAGCGAACCTATTCAGCAAATCAAAGATATGGTTGATAAGGTTGCCGAAACCGATGCCCGCGTTTTAATTACCGGTCCAAACGGAACAGGTAAAGAATTGGTTGCACATAATTTGCACGAAAAAAGTAACAGAGCACAATTTCCGTTGATCGAAGTAAACTGTGCGGCAATTCCATCAGAATTAATCGAAAGCGAATTGTTTGGTCACGTAAAAGGTGCGTTTACATCTGCGGTTAAAGATCGTGCAGGTAAGTTTGAAGCTGCCGATAAAGGAACCATTTTTCTAGATGAAATTGGCGATATGAGTCTGGCTGCACAGGCAAAAGTACTACGTGCGTTACAAGAAAATATGATTACCCGAGTAGGAGCCGACAAAGATATTAAAGTTGATGTTCGTGTGATTGCGGCAACCAATAAAGATTTGCGTAAGGAAATCGAAGAAGGTAGATTTCGTGAAGATTTGTACCATCGTTTGGCTGTTATTTTGATAAAAGTTCCGGCATTGAATGATCGCAGAGATGACATTCCGTTATTGATTGAACATTTTACTAAAAAGATTGGCGAAGAAAACGGTAGTGCACAAAAATCATTTTCTGCCGATGCCATCAATCTTTTAAAAGCATACGATTGGACAGGGAATATCCGTGAATTGCGAAATGTGGTAGAACGCCTGATAATTTTAGGCGGAAAAGAAATTTCAAAATCCGATGTAGAATTATTCGCTTCAAAATAA
- a CDS encoding DEAD/DEAH box helicase, producing MNLKKINIKLQQALVENGLTEAPDVIKEAFGTIKSGNDVVLIINNQKEREEAIAISVIQRLEKAFMLSPRALVIVEDKPQALQMETVFKELAKYTDLRIFMTHDKTDLDEDKNQISVGIDVLIGTPERLSFMFGNAGFDVNQLKMLVINNTDELLRLRHDTRLYRLSESIGKTQRLYVSEQETERLEIFVDKTMLDSYWFSDEEDVDEE from the coding sequence ATGAACTTAAAAAAGATCAATATAAAATTACAGCAAGCGTTAGTTGAAAATGGTTTAACCGAAGCTCCAGATGTTATTAAAGAAGCTTTTGGGACTATTAAATCGGGCAACGATGTAGTTTTAATCATAAACAATCAAAAAGAACGTGAAGAAGCAATTGCTATTTCGGTAATTCAACGCCTGGAAAAAGCCTTTATGTTATCGCCACGTGCTTTGGTAATTGTTGAAGATAAACCGCAGGCTTTGCAGATGGAAACAGTGTTTAAAGAATTGGCTAAATATACCGATTTGCGCATTTTTATGACACACGACAAAACCGATCTAGATGAAGACAAAAATCAAATTTCTGTGGGAATTGATGTATTGATAGGAACTCCCGAACGATTGAGTTTTATGTTTGGAAACGCCGGTTTTGATGTAAATCAACTAAAAATGCTGGTAATTAATAATACTGATGAATTGTTGCGTTTACGCCACGATACACGTTTATACCGTTTGTCTGAAAGTATTGGCAAAACACAACGTTTATACGTATCTGAACAAGAAACCGAACGTTTAGAAATCTTTGTTGATAAAACCATGTTAGACAGTTATTGGTTTTCTGATGAAGAAGATGTTGATGAGGAATAA
- the fabD gene encoding ACP S-malonyltransferase has product MKAYVFPGQGAQFVGMGKDLYETSEIAKELFDKANEILGFNITEIMFNGTDEELKQTKVTQPAVFLHSVILAKTLPNFKPEMVAGHSLGEFSALVANGTLSFEDALQLVSKRAMAMQKACEITPSTMAAVLNLDDKVVEDICVSIDGVVVAANYNCPGQLVISGETKAVELACEKMKEAGAKRALILPVGGAFHSPMMEPAREELAAAIEATAFSTPICPVYQNVTASAVSDPAEIKKNLITQLTAPVRWTQSVQQMIADGATQFTEIGPGKVLMGLINKINKDVETIKG; this is encoded by the coding sequence ATGAAAGCATACGTATTTCCTGGTCAGGGTGCCCAATTCGTTGGAATGGGAAAAGACTTATATGAAACTTCTGAAATAGCAAAAGAACTATTTGATAAAGCCAACGAAATCTTAGGTTTCAACATTACCGAAATTATGTTCAACGGAACCGACGAAGAATTAAAACAAACAAAAGTAACCCAACCAGCGGTGTTTTTACACTCGGTAATCTTAGCCAAAACCTTACCCAATTTTAAACCAGAAATGGTTGCAGGACACTCGTTAGGTGAATTTTCTGCGTTGGTAGCAAACGGAACCCTTTCGTTTGAAGACGCATTGCAATTGGTATCTAAACGAGCTATGGCAATGCAAAAAGCTTGTGAAATTACCCCTTCTACAATGGCGGCAGTTTTAAATTTAGACGACAAAGTGGTTGAAGATATTTGTGTATCGATTGATGGTGTTGTGGTAGCTGCAAATTACAATTGTCCGGGACAATTAGTAATTTCGGGCGAAACAAAAGCGGTTGAATTAGCATGCGAAAAAATGAAAGAAGCCGGTGCAAAACGTGCATTGATTTTACCAGTTGGTGGTGCATTTCACTCGCCAATGATGGAACCTGCTCGTGAAGAATTAGCTGCTGCTATTGAAGCTACCGCCTTCTCTACTCCTATTTGTCCGGTGTACCAAAACGTAACGGCTTCAGCCGTTTCAGATCCTGCCGAAATCAAGAAAAACCTTATCACACAGTTAACAGCTCCTGTTCGTTGGACACAATCTGTACAGCAAATGATTGCCGACGGAGCTACACAGTTTACCGAGATTGGCCCTGGTAAAGTGTTAATGGGCTTAATTAACAAGATTAATAAAGACGTGGAAACGATTAAAGGATAA